The proteins below come from a single Mobula hypostoma chromosome 3 unlocalized genomic scaffold, sMobHyp1.1 SUPER_3_unloc_2, whole genome shotgun sequence genomic window:
- the LOC134341099 gene encoding ligand-dependent nuclear receptor-interacting factor 1-like isoform X1 — protein sequence MNNVQPILLQSTDTSGNSQCTSGCIYKIVQSTALDGKNILKLIPVSNNTIRYIPTVPLPIPTGSASTKLNMISVATTNCNVQTCLSILPPTSGGGLLITSVDAPVGISNVPPVKCSPAKIPTAANVAPLQCPLTTVTFSGKPMQTLPTATPCPDKESHSIKTATVKSLAMQRTQPPPALSLEQLLYKDALPSPAVKNAQPSVTLAQDKMSCKLATVGVQAAAPTQASLTLPKDIQSDKQPCPLVRKPQASPLTADHKTYMFLKSPILPSGHHLLIPAHAEVKSIPASLLPLAIQQKILPTAASNLVGGQQSSNASPVVIYVCPVRTVKTVQKHPPSNHPKNIVEVPTVVINRAGPGPSIALPSSSAATFNAGQVASLKLAMQSKQQFLPRCLIPVKSSNNLASKILKNLADHKYVEEKLLDLITPVRVSHKDTQEDLFSPAKENALVMYNSKVYLVIQKGNDSSSPEPETLSASESLGEKEASESLGEKESTLSPNLPQTNSQVKIKEEPKDPDFNPVQLEENQPEGSSMKVCSVQNPSNMHKTQCVPVKCMCTEPASTMVEEEMDKQLQKKAGICSDLRVCLTRISPKEIERWVRTNSPAIPESLPSSSKQSKKADDTTSSKPQVNLMLPIKKEEPIEPEYCAHHTREIEIKREPQSPVKRKMESVDNSTEVKKQCMKRLSSNWECEHAYSSLAVNCTERPTSIKDEPSHTDSYCEQEELASTAEPHSVPEKPAEVESSPTTIDGRHMAAPVDPAPSSSPPSGGHCSASEIGTAHPYTPLPLSVDETTRDEKIKRLKEILREKEAALEAIRKKMIKAKSSAKNKRKCEKNQRLIEKLRDEKADLNRKSELAYSCLPGRDTEGAACNSPRSSENILTGSPSTRSGPHVTEPSNEPTRCAAADEVPGLSTVTKNHSPTIPTPSRVNKTSRDEKIRRLKEILKEKEAALETIRKKKLSAS from the exons CACTTCAGGATGCATCTATAAGATTGTGCAGAGCACAGCTCTGGATGGCAAGAACATCCTGAAGCTAATTCCAGTCTCCAACAATACTATACGTTATATCCCTACAGTTCCTCTCCCAATTCCCACCGGCAGCGCCTCTACTAAACTGAACATGATCTCTGTGGCAACAACAAATTGCAACGTCCAGACGTGTCTTTCAATACTGCCGCCTACCAGTGGGGGGGGATTATTGATCACGTCAGTTGACGCGCCTGTAGGCATCAGTAACGTCCCTCCAGTCAAATGTTCACCAGCAAAGATACCTACAGCAGCAAATGTTGCACCTTTGCAATGTCCTCTGACAACAGTTACTTTCTCTGGGAAGCCTATGCAGACCCTGCCAACTGCTACCCCATGTCCAGACAAAGAGTCACACAGTATAAAAACAGCTACAGTGAAAAGTCTGGCCATGCAGAGAACCCAGCCTCCTCCTGCTTTGTCGTTGGAGCAACTGCTTTACAAAGATGCTTTGCCAAGTCCAGCAGTGAAAAATGCCCAGCCTTCTGTCACTTTGGCTCAAGATAAAATGAGTTGTAAACTTGCAACAGTTGGTGTGCAGGCTGCAGCTCCAACCCAAGCATCACTAACATTACCTAAGGATATACAGAGTGATAAGCAACCTTGTCCTTTGGTGCGGAAGCCTCAAGCATCTCCTTTAACAGCGGACCACAAGACATACATGTTTTTAAAATCTCCGATACTGCCTTCTGGCCATCACCTTCTGATCCCCGCACATGCAGAAGTCAAGTCTATACCAGCATCTCTACTGCCTCTTGCTATCCAGCAGAAGATTTTGCCTACTGCAGCCTCCAACCTTGTTGGTGGGCAACAGTCCTCAAATGCATCTCCTGTTGTCATTTATGTTTGCCCTGTCCGTACTGTGAAGACGGTACAGAAGCACCCCCCAAGCAATCATCCCAAGAACATAGTTGAGGTCCCCACGGTTGTCATTAACAGGGCgggtcctgggcccagcatagcATTGCCCAGTAGTAGTGCAGCAACCTTTAACGCTGGGCAGGTGGCGTCTCTGAAATTGGCTATGCAGAGCAAGCAACAGTTCCTACCACGCTGCCTTATTCCCGTTAAATCCTCCAATAATTTAGCCTCAAAGATCCTGAAGAACCTGGCTGATCACAAATATGTGGAAGAAAAGTTGTTAGACTTGATAACACCGGTGAGAGTTTCACACAAAGACACTCAGGAAGACTTGTTTTCTCCGGCGAAGGAAAATGCGCTGGTTATGTACAACAGCAAAGTCTACCTTGTCATTCAGAAGGGCAACGACTCTTCCAGTCCAGAGCCTGAGACTCTTTCAGCTTCAGAAAGTCTTGGAGAAAAGGAGGCTTCAGAAAGTCTTGGAGAAAAGGAGAGCACCTTGTCTCCTAACTTGCCGCAGACCAATTCACAGGTTAAAATCAAGGAAGAACCAAAGGACCCTGACTTCAATCCGGTCCAGCTGGAAGAGAACCAGCCTGAAGGCTCATCCATGAAAGTTTGCAGTGTCCAAAATCCCAGCAACATGCACAAGACTCAGTGTGTGCCTGTCAAGTGTATG TGCACGGAACCAGCTAGTACGATGGTTGAAGAGGAAATGGATAAGCAGTTACAGAAGAAGGCAGGAATTTGCTCGGATCTCCGAGTCTGCCTCACCAGGATCTCCCCTAAGGAGATCGAACGATGGGTGAGGACCAATTCCCCTGCAATACCTGAATCCCTACCGTCATCCAGCAAGCAGAGCAAGAAAGCCGACGATACCACCAGCAGTAAACCTCAAGTGAATTTGATGCTTCCGATTAAGAAGGAGGAGCCTATAGAGCCAGAATATTGTGCACACCATACAAGGGAGATTGAG aTTAAACGTGAGCCTCAGTCACCAgtaaaaagaaaaatggaaagtgttGATAATTCAACGGAAGTTAAGAAACAGTGTATGAAAAGATTAAGCTCAAACTGGGAATGTGAGCATGCCTACAGCTCTCTTGCTGTGAACTGTACTGAAAGGCCTACTTCCATTAAGGATGAACCCTCCCACACTGACTCTTACTGTGAACAAGAGGAACTTGCCAGCACAGCTGAACCCCACTCGGTACCGGAGAAGCCCGCAGAAGTGGAATCCTCTCCCACTACAATTGATGGCCGCCATATGGCTGCCCCCGTTGATCCTGCACCCAGCAGCTCACCTCCGTCAGGAGGACACTGCTCTGCCTCTGAGATCGGCACGGCACACCCTTACACTCCTCTTCCCTTGAGTGTTGACGAAACCACACGCGATGAGAAAATCAAGCGACTGAAAGAGATACTGAGAGAGAAGGAGGCTGCGCTGGAAGCAATACGGAAGAAAATG ATCAAGGCTAAATCGTCCGCGAAGAACAAAAGAAAATGCGAGAAAAACCAGCGTTTAATTGAGAAGCTGCGTGACGAGAAAGCGGATCTAAACCGAAAATCGGAGCTCGCGTACAGTTGCCTCCCGGGGAGAGATACCGAGGGAGCGGCCTGCAATAGTCCTCGCAGCAGTGAAAACATTTTGACCGGCTCACCGAGCACCAGATCAGGGCCACATGTAACCGAACCTTCCAATGAGCCGACGCGTTGCGCAGCGGCGGATGAAGTGCCCGGCCTCTCGACCGTAACGAAGAACCACTCCCCGACCATCCCGACACCTTCCAGAGTAAATAAGACCAGCCGAGACGAGAAAATCCGGCGGCTAAAAGAGATTCTGAAGGAGAAGGAAGCCGCACTGGAGACCATTAGAAAGAAGAAGCTTTCGGCCAGTTAA
- the LOC134341099 gene encoding ligand-dependent nuclear receptor-interacting factor 1-like isoform X2: MISVATTNCNVQTCLSILPPTSGGGLLITSVDAPVGISNVPPVKCSPAKIPTAANVAPLQCPLTTVTFSGKPMQTLPTATPCPDKESHSIKTATVKSLAMQRTQPPPALSLEQLLYKDALPSPAVKNAQPSVTLAQDKMSCKLATVGVQAAAPTQASLTLPKDIQSDKQPCPLVRKPQASPLTADHKTYMFLKSPILPSGHHLLIPAHAEVKSIPASLLPLAIQQKILPTAASNLVGGQQSSNASPVVIYVCPVRTVKTVQKHPPSNHPKNIVEVPTVVINRAGPGPSIALPSSSAATFNAGQVASLKLAMQSKQQFLPRCLIPVKSSNNLASKILKNLADHKYVEEKLLDLITPVRVSHKDTQEDLFSPAKENALVMYNSKVYLVIQKGNDSSSPEPETLSASESLGEKEASESLGEKESTLSPNLPQTNSQVKIKEEPKDPDFNPVQLEENQPEGSSMKVCSVQNPSNMHKTQCVPVKCMCTEPASTMVEEEMDKQLQKKAGICSDLRVCLTRISPKEIERWVRTNSPAIPESLPSSSKQSKKADDTTSSKPQVNLMLPIKKEEPIEPEYCAHHTREIEIKREPQSPVKRKMESVDNSTEVKKQCMKRLSSNWECEHAYSSLAVNCTERPTSIKDEPSHTDSYCEQEELASTAEPHSVPEKPAEVESSPTTIDGRHMAAPVDPAPSSSPPSGGHCSASEIGTAHPYTPLPLSVDETTRDEKIKRLKEILREKEAALEAIRKKMIKAKSSAKNKRKCEKNQRLIEKLRDEKADLNRKSELAYSCLPGRDTEGAACNSPRSSENILTGSPSTRSGPHVTEPSNEPTRCAAADEVPGLSTVTKNHSPTIPTPSRVNKTSRDEKIRRLKEILKEKEAALETIRKKKLSAS; this comes from the exons ATGATCTCTGTGGCAACAACAAATTGCAACGTCCAGACGTGTCTTTCAATACTGCCGCCTACCAGTGGGGGGGGATTATTGATCACGTCAGTTGACGCGCCTGTAGGCATCAGTAACGTCCCTCCAGTCAAATGTTCACCAGCAAAGATACCTACAGCAGCAAATGTTGCACCTTTGCAATGTCCTCTGACAACAGTTACTTTCTCTGGGAAGCCTATGCAGACCCTGCCAACTGCTACCCCATGTCCAGACAAAGAGTCACACAGTATAAAAACAGCTACAGTGAAAAGTCTGGCCATGCAGAGAACCCAGCCTCCTCCTGCTTTGTCGTTGGAGCAACTGCTTTACAAAGATGCTTTGCCAAGTCCAGCAGTGAAAAATGCCCAGCCTTCTGTCACTTTGGCTCAAGATAAAATGAGTTGTAAACTTGCAACAGTTGGTGTGCAGGCTGCAGCTCCAACCCAAGCATCACTAACATTACCTAAGGATATACAGAGTGATAAGCAACCTTGTCCTTTGGTGCGGAAGCCTCAAGCATCTCCTTTAACAGCGGACCACAAGACATACATGTTTTTAAAATCTCCGATACTGCCTTCTGGCCATCACCTTCTGATCCCCGCACATGCAGAAGTCAAGTCTATACCAGCATCTCTACTGCCTCTTGCTATCCAGCAGAAGATTTTGCCTACTGCAGCCTCCAACCTTGTTGGTGGGCAACAGTCCTCAAATGCATCTCCTGTTGTCATTTATGTTTGCCCTGTCCGTACTGTGAAGACGGTACAGAAGCACCCCCCAAGCAATCATCCCAAGAACATAGTTGAGGTCCCCACGGTTGTCATTAACAGGGCgggtcctgggcccagcatagcATTGCCCAGTAGTAGTGCAGCAACCTTTAACGCTGGGCAGGTGGCGTCTCTGAAATTGGCTATGCAGAGCAAGCAACAGTTCCTACCACGCTGCCTTATTCCCGTTAAATCCTCCAATAATTTAGCCTCAAAGATCCTGAAGAACCTGGCTGATCACAAATATGTGGAAGAAAAGTTGTTAGACTTGATAACACCGGTGAGAGTTTCACACAAAGACACTCAGGAAGACTTGTTTTCTCCGGCGAAGGAAAATGCGCTGGTTATGTACAACAGCAAAGTCTACCTTGTCATTCAGAAGGGCAACGACTCTTCCAGTCCAGAGCCTGAGACTCTTTCAGCTTCAGAAAGTCTTGGAGAAAAGGAGGCTTCAGAAAGTCTTGGAGAAAAGGAGAGCACCTTGTCTCCTAACTTGCCGCAGACCAATTCACAGGTTAAAATCAAGGAAGAACCAAAGGACCCTGACTTCAATCCGGTCCAGCTGGAAGAGAACCAGCCTGAAGGCTCATCCATGAAAGTTTGCAGTGTCCAAAATCCCAGCAACATGCACAAGACTCAGTGTGTGCCTGTCAAGTGTATG TGCACGGAACCAGCTAGTACGATGGTTGAAGAGGAAATGGATAAGCAGTTACAGAAGAAGGCAGGAATTTGCTCGGATCTCCGAGTCTGCCTCACCAGGATCTCCCCTAAGGAGATCGAACGATGGGTGAGGACCAATTCCCCTGCAATACCTGAATCCCTACCGTCATCCAGCAAGCAGAGCAAGAAAGCCGACGATACCACCAGCAGTAAACCTCAAGTGAATTTGATGCTTCCGATTAAGAAGGAGGAGCCTATAGAGCCAGAATATTGTGCACACCATACAAGGGAGATTGAG aTTAAACGTGAGCCTCAGTCACCAgtaaaaagaaaaatggaaagtgttGATAATTCAACGGAAGTTAAGAAACAGTGTATGAAAAGATTAAGCTCAAACTGGGAATGTGAGCATGCCTACAGCTCTCTTGCTGTGAACTGTACTGAAAGGCCTACTTCCATTAAGGATGAACCCTCCCACACTGACTCTTACTGTGAACAAGAGGAACTTGCCAGCACAGCTGAACCCCACTCGGTACCGGAGAAGCCCGCAGAAGTGGAATCCTCTCCCACTACAATTGATGGCCGCCATATGGCTGCCCCCGTTGATCCTGCACCCAGCAGCTCACCTCCGTCAGGAGGACACTGCTCTGCCTCTGAGATCGGCACGGCACACCCTTACACTCCTCTTCCCTTGAGTGTTGACGAAACCACACGCGATGAGAAAATCAAGCGACTGAAAGAGATACTGAGAGAGAAGGAGGCTGCGCTGGAAGCAATACGGAAGAAAATG ATCAAGGCTAAATCGTCCGCGAAGAACAAAAGAAAATGCGAGAAAAACCAGCGTTTAATTGAGAAGCTGCGTGACGAGAAAGCGGATCTAAACCGAAAATCGGAGCTCGCGTACAGTTGCCTCCCGGGGAGAGATACCGAGGGAGCGGCCTGCAATAGTCCTCGCAGCAGTGAAAACATTTTGACCGGCTCACCGAGCACCAGATCAGGGCCACATGTAACCGAACCTTCCAATGAGCCGACGCGTTGCGCAGCGGCGGATGAAGTGCCCGGCCTCTCGACCGTAACGAAGAACCACTCCCCGACCATCCCGACACCTTCCAGAGTAAATAAGACCAGCCGAGACGAGAAAATCCGGCGGCTAAAAGAGATTCTGAAGGAGAAGGAAGCCGCACTGGAGACCATTAGAAAGAAGAAGCTTTCGGCCAGTTAA
- the LOC134341099 gene encoding ligand-dependent nuclear receptor-interacting factor 1-like isoform X3 yields MQTLPTATPCPDKESHSIKTATVKSLAMQRTQPPPALSLEQLLYKDALPSPAVKNAQPSVTLAQDKMSCKLATVGVQAAAPTQASLTLPKDIQSDKQPCPLVRKPQASPLTADHKTYMFLKSPILPSGHHLLIPAHAEVKSIPASLLPLAIQQKILPTAASNLVGGQQSSNASPVVIYVCPVRTVKTVQKHPPSNHPKNIVEVPTVVINRAGPGPSIALPSSSAATFNAGQVASLKLAMQSKQQFLPRCLIPVKSSNNLASKILKNLADHKYVEEKLLDLITPVRVSHKDTQEDLFSPAKENALVMYNSKVYLVIQKGNDSSSPEPETLSASESLGEKEASESLGEKESTLSPNLPQTNSQVKIKEEPKDPDFNPVQLEENQPEGSSMKVCSVQNPSNMHKTQCVPVKCMCTEPASTMVEEEMDKQLQKKAGICSDLRVCLTRISPKEIERWVRTNSPAIPESLPSSSKQSKKADDTTSSKPQVNLMLPIKKEEPIEPEYCAHHTREIEIKREPQSPVKRKMESVDNSTEVKKQCMKRLSSNWECEHAYSSLAVNCTERPTSIKDEPSHTDSYCEQEELASTAEPHSVPEKPAEVESSPTTIDGRHMAAPVDPAPSSSPPSGGHCSASEIGTAHPYTPLPLSVDETTRDEKIKRLKEILREKEAALEAIRKKMIKAKSSAKNKRKCEKNQRLIEKLRDEKADLNRKSELAYSCLPGRDTEGAACNSPRSSENILTGSPSTRSGPHVTEPSNEPTRCAAADEVPGLSTVTKNHSPTIPTPSRVNKTSRDEKIRRLKEILKEKEAALETIRKKKLSAS; encoded by the exons ATGCAGACCCTGCCAACTGCTACCCCATGTCCAGACAAAGAGTCACACAGTATAAAAACAGCTACAGTGAAAAGTCTGGCCATGCAGAGAACCCAGCCTCCTCCTGCTTTGTCGTTGGAGCAACTGCTTTACAAAGATGCTTTGCCAAGTCCAGCAGTGAAAAATGCCCAGCCTTCTGTCACTTTGGCTCAAGATAAAATGAGTTGTAAACTTGCAACAGTTGGTGTGCAGGCTGCAGCTCCAACCCAAGCATCACTAACATTACCTAAGGATATACAGAGTGATAAGCAACCTTGTCCTTTGGTGCGGAAGCCTCAAGCATCTCCTTTAACAGCGGACCACAAGACATACATGTTTTTAAAATCTCCGATACTGCCTTCTGGCCATCACCTTCTGATCCCCGCACATGCAGAAGTCAAGTCTATACCAGCATCTCTACTGCCTCTTGCTATCCAGCAGAAGATTTTGCCTACTGCAGCCTCCAACCTTGTTGGTGGGCAACAGTCCTCAAATGCATCTCCTGTTGTCATTTATGTTTGCCCTGTCCGTACTGTGAAGACGGTACAGAAGCACCCCCCAAGCAATCATCCCAAGAACATAGTTGAGGTCCCCACGGTTGTCATTAACAGGGCgggtcctgggcccagcatagcATTGCCCAGTAGTAGTGCAGCAACCTTTAACGCTGGGCAGGTGGCGTCTCTGAAATTGGCTATGCAGAGCAAGCAACAGTTCCTACCACGCTGCCTTATTCCCGTTAAATCCTCCAATAATTTAGCCTCAAAGATCCTGAAGAACCTGGCTGATCACAAATATGTGGAAGAAAAGTTGTTAGACTTGATAACACCGGTGAGAGTTTCACACAAAGACACTCAGGAAGACTTGTTTTCTCCGGCGAAGGAAAATGCGCTGGTTATGTACAACAGCAAAGTCTACCTTGTCATTCAGAAGGGCAACGACTCTTCCAGTCCAGAGCCTGAGACTCTTTCAGCTTCAGAAAGTCTTGGAGAAAAGGAGGCTTCAGAAAGTCTTGGAGAAAAGGAGAGCACCTTGTCTCCTAACTTGCCGCAGACCAATTCACAGGTTAAAATCAAGGAAGAACCAAAGGACCCTGACTTCAATCCGGTCCAGCTGGAAGAGAACCAGCCTGAAGGCTCATCCATGAAAGTTTGCAGTGTCCAAAATCCCAGCAACATGCACAAGACTCAGTGTGTGCCTGTCAAGTGTATG TGCACGGAACCAGCTAGTACGATGGTTGAAGAGGAAATGGATAAGCAGTTACAGAAGAAGGCAGGAATTTGCTCGGATCTCCGAGTCTGCCTCACCAGGATCTCCCCTAAGGAGATCGAACGATGGGTGAGGACCAATTCCCCTGCAATACCTGAATCCCTACCGTCATCCAGCAAGCAGAGCAAGAAAGCCGACGATACCACCAGCAGTAAACCTCAAGTGAATTTGATGCTTCCGATTAAGAAGGAGGAGCCTATAGAGCCAGAATATTGTGCACACCATACAAGGGAGATTGAG aTTAAACGTGAGCCTCAGTCACCAgtaaaaagaaaaatggaaagtgttGATAATTCAACGGAAGTTAAGAAACAGTGTATGAAAAGATTAAGCTCAAACTGGGAATGTGAGCATGCCTACAGCTCTCTTGCTGTGAACTGTACTGAAAGGCCTACTTCCATTAAGGATGAACCCTCCCACACTGACTCTTACTGTGAACAAGAGGAACTTGCCAGCACAGCTGAACCCCACTCGGTACCGGAGAAGCCCGCAGAAGTGGAATCCTCTCCCACTACAATTGATGGCCGCCATATGGCTGCCCCCGTTGATCCTGCACCCAGCAGCTCACCTCCGTCAGGAGGACACTGCTCTGCCTCTGAGATCGGCACGGCACACCCTTACACTCCTCTTCCCTTGAGTGTTGACGAAACCACACGCGATGAGAAAATCAAGCGACTGAAAGAGATACTGAGAGAGAAGGAGGCTGCGCTGGAAGCAATACGGAAGAAAATG ATCAAGGCTAAATCGTCCGCGAAGAACAAAAGAAAATGCGAGAAAAACCAGCGTTTAATTGAGAAGCTGCGTGACGAGAAAGCGGATCTAAACCGAAAATCGGAGCTCGCGTACAGTTGCCTCCCGGGGAGAGATACCGAGGGAGCGGCCTGCAATAGTCCTCGCAGCAGTGAAAACATTTTGACCGGCTCACCGAGCACCAGATCAGGGCCACATGTAACCGAACCTTCCAATGAGCCGACGCGTTGCGCAGCGGCGGATGAAGTGCCCGGCCTCTCGACCGTAACGAAGAACCACTCCCCGACCATCCCGACACCTTCCAGAGTAAATAAGACCAGCCGAGACGAGAAAATCCGGCGGCTAAAAGAGATTCTGAAGGAGAAGGAAGCCGCACTGGAGACCATTAGAAAGAAGAAGCTTTCGGCCAGTTAA